The stretch of DNA TGGAAGTGCACCTGGAACCCGGAGAGCCGGTGATCGACCTGGGCTGCGGTTCGGGCATCCTCTCGATCGCTGCCCTTCTGATGGGCGCAACGCATGCTTTAGCGGTGGATATTGACGAAGAAGCGCTGGCATCCACCCGGGAAAACGCTGAGCTGAACCGAATAGACGCCGTCCGACTGGAGGTCGGTCAGGGCTCCGTGAATGAAATCCTTGCCGGGCATTTCTCGCTGCAGGAAGCGCCACTGGTGTTGGTCAATATCCTTGCGCCGGTCATCATCCGCCTGTTCGGGCAGGGGCTGCCCGCACTGGTCAGCCCGGATGGGGCGTTGCTGCTTTCGGGCATCCTCGCCGAGCAAGAGCTTGACTTGCTTGATGTGGCGACAAAAGCCGGCTTTTCGCTGATCGAGCGAATGATCGATGGCGATTGGGTAGGATTGATGATGCAAAAATCAACCGGTTAGCCGGAATCAATCGATGCCGATAGTCTGCCTCTTAAAAACCTCAAACAGGGTCGACCCTCTCTACCAGCCCGAATAAGCTGCACTTTAGCAAAGGACCGCCCTGGCAGCACATGGTATCATTGATGCCTGAAGGATTTTTTTTACACCATGTCTATGAATCAACCCGACAACCAACCTGCTTTTGAGAATATTCGCTGTTTACTGATTGACCTGGATGACACCCTCTATCCCTTCGAAACCGGCGCCTGGACCCTGGTCGGCGAGCAGATCGATCGGTTCCTGGTAGAAGTGATGGGCTTTCCGCAGCAGGAGGTCAGGGCACTGAGGGCGCGCCTGTTCAACCAGTACGGTACCACCCTGCGGGGATTGCAGGTGGAAAATGAAGTCGATATGGATTTCTACCTGGATTATGTGCACGACGTCCCCATCGCTGACCTGCTTTCACCGGATCCTGAGCTTGACCGATTCTTGCACTCCCTGCCTCAGCGCAAGGTGATCTTCACCAATGCCAACACAAACCATGCTCTACGTGTCCTGCAGGCATTGGGTGTGCAGGAGCATTTTGAACGCATCATCGATATTTACGATATTTACCCCCACTGCAAGCCGGAAGTCGAAGCCTTCCATAAAGCGCTGGAAATTGTTGCAGAGCAACCTCAGCACTGTTTGATGGTCGACGATAACCCCAATAACCTGGCGACCGCCCATTCCCTCGGCATAAAAACCGTCAGCGTTGGAAGGCACCAGCATGACGGAAGTCCCCACATCCGCGACATCAAAGGTCTGGCGCGGCTGTTAACTCGTAGCGGATAGTTGATAGCAGGCCTCGGATACCTGATACCTAATCACCTAATTCCTGATTCCAAATTCCTGTTTCCAATTCACTATCATCGTCCCCGAGCGAAGCGGATGGGATCACGATCCCCCATTTACTCATTCTTCAATGCCTGTACCGGCACCAGGCTGGCAGCCTGGACAGCCGGGTAGACGCCTGAAATCAAGCCAATTAGCGTTGAAAATAGAAGTGCAAACAAAATCAGCCAGAGCGGCGTGGTGGCTAATATCCCTGTAGAACTGCCGCCCATCATCCCGGAATCTTGCCCTGCCATATAGACGCTTCCGAAAATGTTGATCAACTCTCCCAGCAACAAGCCCAACAACACACCCCCAATCCCGCCAATAAACCCAATACTCGCCGATTCGCCTAAAAAGATGCTGAGCACGTCCTGGTTGGTCGCGCCAATCGCTTTCATCAACCCAATTTCGCGGGTACGTTCTAGAATCGCCATGGTCATGGTATTGGCAATGCCAATCGCTGCCACCAGCAGGGCAATCCCGCCCACACCGCCAAAGATAATCTGCAGCACAACAAAATAGTTGTTGACGCCTTCAATAAATTTCTGTGGGGTATAAGCCATGAACCCCATATCATTGATCTGGCTGGCGATGTTCAACACATTTTGGCGATCATCTGCGACGACAATAGCTGTGTCGAAGCCATCTTTTTTCGGGTCAAACCGCCGCCCATTAACCCAGGCATTGATATCCAGCACATCGTTCAGGGACATATACACCGAATAATCCGATTCGCTCCGGGTTGAGCGGATAATACCGGCAACTTTGAATTTCAAAGCTTTCTTGGTTTCAAAATAATTCCCCGAATCGTCTTCGCTCCATTTCGTCAGCTCGAGGGTTACCACCTGGTCTTGCAAGTCAGGCACAAGAGGCGGTTCATCCACGGTTTGACTCGCAGGGTCATAAAAGCTTTTCAGCACTTCTTCACCCATGATCACCGTTCCCCGGGACAGTTCAAAGGTACCTGAAGCCATCTCCATCCCGAGGATTGAAAGGTCATCGATGCCAATGCCAATGATATTCACCCAGGATTCCAGCTTGCCGGTTTTCATTATGGTCATAGCATAAACTCCAACACGTGGAATCGCTGCCTTTACAGAGGGAAGCGCGCGAATGTCTTCAATAACAGCCTGGGTGATCGGTGGCGGTTCAGTGTGCTCGCCCGTCCTTGTCACTTCCTGGCTATATTGAGACCCCCAATCCGGGTAAACACTGATCTGCGACATTTCAGCAATATTGCCGAACTGTGCATTGGCGTTTTGCTTCAAACCCTGTGCCAGGGAGACCAACACCACAACCGCCGCCGTACCGATCACCACGCCGATAGCCGTCAGCATGACGCGCCCTTTACGCCGGTTGAGGTTAAGCAAAATCAAACTGATGAGTTCACGCAGTTTCATTGCGAGTTTCCATCAGGGCAGGTTGCTGGGCGTCATTGCATCTTCAAAAAACACAGGCTCGGTCCTGACGCCGCTATCCAGTCCGAGCAGACCTTTGAGCACACGGAGTAATTTTTGCCAGAAGGTTTCCTCTACCGCTTGGGGTTCCCAATCTTCAAAACCATCCTGCGGTGAGAAAGGATCACCGCCTGGATAAAAATCACCACCATCCATCTCCACCACATCAATCAAAAGCGTGGTTTCGAAAGTGCGTAGCTGGTTAAAATCATCCGTAAAATTGACGCTGACCAGGATTTCCATCGGACCAACCTGGAAGGGTGTGATCATGGTGTCCAGGGTGAAGTAGAAGCCCGGTTCAATCACACCAACCAGTGCCGTGTTGTTCTCAAGCAGAGCATCGTCGGCAGCAACCAGCATATTCCCCAAAACAACGGATTGCTTGCTAAGATTAACCACCTGCAAAGGCAAGACATTGGGCTGATTGACAAAAATCGGACCTGGCTCCATAGAAAAGTCTACTTGCAAAGAAGGCAGGCGATAAACCAGCAGGGTGATCACCTGGTTGTCGACGACTTTTTGCTCGTCCTCGGTCTGGTAAACGAAGGAGTAATTAATCGAGTGCGCGCCGGGAGTTGTATTAACGTTGACGATGATGCGCTGGGTTGTTTTGATGGTTTTCCCGGGAAGGATATCCCCGATAAACGTGATGTTGGAGGAATCAAGCGGTGCAAAATGGGAAAAATCTCCCGCGCTGGCAGAGATGCCTGGCTGGGGTGTGCCTTCCATATTGGTCTCCACGCTGCCACCGCCCATAACCATTGAGACGGATTTAGCGGGAGCATTCCCCAGGTTCTTCAGGTTGAGGCTCAGCTCAAAAATCGTGCCGGGTTGCAGGATAGCTTCATCGGTAGAAAAGGATTGAATCACCAACTGCGGATGCAACATCGGCGCTGGGGTAGGTGTTGGCGTGGGGGTCGGAACAACATAAGGTGGGATCCTGAGATCAATCGCCAGGATAAAACTATCGCTGTAGAGATTGCCATCGTAATCGGAATAGTTGATGTTCACGGTTGTGTTGGCAATACTCGCACCCCATAAATCCGGGCTGACCGTAAAGGTTTGTGTGATATTTTTCTTTTCGCCTTTGATCAACTGGTAGATCGTTTGGAAGCCGCCGGTATCGCGCGGGATCAGGTCACCGGGAATGAACTCAATCATCAGGTTGGTAGAGGTTATTTGCCCGAGGTTCAGAAAGCCAATCGTTATGGAGAAGGTTTCGCCGCGTGCAGGGGTGATGTCAGTCGAGTACGAATCAATGGCAATCACCGGGCGCTCAGATGGAGACTGCGCGTTTGCAGGCATCCTCACCTGGGATAATAAAACGATCACAAGGAAAAACAATAACAGGGATTTCTTTTTCATGTTGTGTTCCTTAACGAGATTGTGTATTCTCCTGGGCAACCTGGTTGTAAACCGATGCTTCTACAATTTTACCGTCCAGCAAATGGATAATGTGAGAAGCAAACTGCGTCATACGCGGGTCGTGGGTAACCATCAGAACCGTCCGCCCGGATTGATTGAGCGATGCCAAAATTTCCATGATGCTGAACCCGATCGTCGTGTCGAGATTGCCGGTGGGTTCATCAGCCAGGATGAGTGAGGGGTTGTTGACCAGAGCTCGGGCGATGGCGACACGTTGCTGCTCGCCGCCAGAGAGCTCTGCAGGTTTGTGGGTGGCACGGTCTGCAATCCCGACCTGCTCTAAATAAAACATTGCCGTTTCATTGCGTTTTTTACGGGGAATGTTCATAAAACGCATGGGAAAACTGACATTTTCTACCGCATTGAAGGATTGAATCAGGTTGAAGGATTGAAAAACAAAACCAACAGTCTGGCGCCTGAAAACAGCCAGGTCGTTTTCATCGAGCTGTGACAGCCTGCTGCCATTCAAGTAGATTTCGCCACTCGTCGGCCTGTCCAGTCCACCAAGCAGGTGCAGCAAAGTGCTTTTCCCAGAACCAGAAGGTCCCATCACCACCGACAGGGATTTTTCAGGCAGATTCAGGTCAACGCCGTTGAGTGCCTTAACGGTACCCGAGCCCATTCGGTAGTGCTTGGTGAGGTTGGTGGTATTAATATAATCCATCATGACGCTATATTAAAAATAGATGAATGGCCTCACAGCACCCAGTCCACCCAGTTGTGTGCGAACAATGCCGGGGATTAGCGCCAGGACGATAAAAATCAATAGGGCGATCAGCGCGGTCGATATTGCTTTGCTTGTTTTGAGGTCGCTGATGATTGGACTCCCCACAAGGAGTAAGATGACGAACCAGATGCCGTACAGGTCCACCAGCTCCAGAACCAATCCAAGGTAAACTCGCCAGCCGCCAGCCTGCTGACTGATTAACCCGGAGAGCCCGGGATAGTTGATCACTTGCCGGGTAGAAAGCAGCGCAACGCTCTGCACCAGGCTGCGCAGTGCAAAGGGCACCGCGGCCCAGGCGACAAAATTGAGGTAGGCTTCACGGCTTTGCCGGGAGCCCTTAAGCGTCATCAGCAAGTGCAAAATGCTGCTGAGCAGGAACCAACCCAACCATAGTCCGGCTAAGCTGCCAATCATTGGGAAGATAACTGTGAACAGGGGCCCTTGCATGGCGATTTGTCCTTCCGCAAATTGGTTTTGTTGTTCAGGCGTCCAGTACAAAAAATCGTCCGGGGGCTGTTCAAGGTTCATGAGGGTGTGCTGCAACCTGGCTGGGCCGCCAGCCAGCGCTGCAAGGATAATCAAGGCTGTCAGCAACAGCATCGGAATTCGCCAGGCATTCACTTCGATATTGGCTAAGTCATTAAAAACACGCCGAGGAGCATAAAAAATTTCCAATAAATAACGCCAATGTCTTTTTGGTGATTCAATCTGTACGTGTGCGGGCTTGTTCTCATCTGCCATTTTTGATCTCCGTATGAGTCGGGTAGACTTTAATATAGACGGAATTTGTACTGCTTGTGTTCCACAGT from Brevefilum fermentans encodes:
- a CDS encoding pyrimidine 5'-nucleotidase; the encoded protein is MSMNQPDNQPAFENIRCLLIDLDDTLYPFETGAWTLVGEQIDRFLVEVMGFPQQEVRALRARLFNQYGTTLRGLQVENEVDMDFYLDYVHDVPIADLLSPDPELDRFLHSLPQRKVIFTNANTNHALRVLQALGVQEHFERIIDIYDIYPHCKPEVEAFHKALEIVAEQPQHCLMVDDNPNNLATAHSLGIKTVSVGRHQHDGSPHIRDIKGLARLLTRSG
- a CDS encoding ABC transporter permease; the protein is MKLRELISLILLNLNRRKGRVMLTAIGVVIGTAAVVVLVSLAQGLKQNANAQFGNIAEMSQISVYPDWGSQYSQEVTRTGEHTEPPPITQAVIEDIRALPSVKAAIPRVGVYAMTIMKTGKLESWVNIIGIGIDDLSILGMEMASGTFELSRGTVIMGEEVLKSFYDPASQTVDEPPLVPDLQDQVVTLELTKWSEDDSGNYFETKKALKFKVAGIIRSTRSESDYSVYMSLNDVLDINAWVNGRRFDPKKDGFDTAIVVADDRQNVLNIASQINDMGFMAYTPQKFIEGVNNYFVVLQIIFGGVGGIALLVAAIGIANTMTMAILERTREIGLMKAIGATNQDVLSIFLGESASIGFIGGIGGVLLGLLLGELINIFGSVYMAGQDSGMMGGSSTGILATTPLWLILFALLFSTLIGLISGVYPAVQAASLVPVQALKNE
- a CDS encoding COG1361 S-layer family protein → MKKKSLLLFFLVIVLLSQVRMPANAQSPSERPVIAIDSYSTDITPARGETFSITIGFLNLGQITSTNLMIEFIPGDLIPRDTGGFQTIYQLIKGEKKNITQTFTVSPDLWGASIANTTVNINYSDYDGNLYSDSFILAIDLRIPPYVVPTPTPTPTPAPMLHPQLVIQSFSTDEAILQPGTIFELSLNLKNLGNAPAKSVSMVMGGGSVETNMEGTPQPGISASAGDFSHFAPLDSSNITFIGDILPGKTIKTTQRIIVNVNTTPGAHSINYSFVYQTEDEQKVVDNQVITLLVYRLPSLQVDFSMEPGPIFVNQPNVLPLQVVNLSKQSVVLGNMLVAADDALLENNTALVGVIEPGFYFTLDTMITPFQVGPMEILVSVNFTDDFNQLRTFETTLLIDVVEMDGGDFYPGGDPFSPQDGFEDWEPQAVEETFWQKLLRVLKGLLGLDSGVRTEPVFFEDAMTPSNLP
- a CDS encoding ABC transporter ATP-binding protein, with translation MMDYINTTNLTKHYRMGSGTVKALNGVDLNLPEKSLSVVMGPSGSGKSTLLHLLGGLDRPTSGEIYLNGSRLSQLDENDLAVFRRQTVGFVFQSFNLIQSFNAVENVSFPMRFMNIPRKKRNETAMFYLEQVGIADRATHKPAELSGGEQQRVAIARALVNNPSLILADEPTGNLDTTIGFSIMEILASLNQSGRTVLMVTHDPRMTQFASHIIHLLDGKIVEASVYNQVAQENTQSR
- a CDS encoding Yip1 family protein, translating into MADENKPAHVQIESPKRHWRYLLEIFYAPRRVFNDLANIEVNAWRIPMLLLTALIILAALAGGPARLQHTLMNLEQPPDDFLYWTPEQQNQFAEGQIAMQGPLFTVIFPMIGSLAGLWLGWFLLSSILHLLMTLKGSRQSREAYLNFVAWAAVPFALRSLVQSVALLSTRQVINYPGLSGLISQQAGGWRVYLGLVLELVDLYGIWFVILLLVGSPIISDLKTSKAISTALIALLIFIVLALIPGIVRTQLGGLGAVRPFIYF